In Cydia fagiglandana chromosome 9, ilCydFagi1.1, whole genome shotgun sequence, a single window of DNA contains:
- the LOC134667269 gene encoding enoyl-CoA hydratase, mitochondrial, with the protein MASVGSVTRVLLGKNVLNGGRFVAASNTGLVKFYSAAPAYENIKTEVVGAKKNVGLIQLHRPKALNALCKPLFQELGQAVRAFDADDSISAIILTGNEKAFAAGADIKEMQNNTFSDNTKAGFLREWEDVSNCGKPIIAAVNGFALGGGCELAMLCDIIYAGEKAKFGQPEINIGTIPGAGGTQRLPRYVGKSKAMEIVLTGNFIDAQEAEKMGLVSRVFPVEKLLEETIKLAERIGTHSPLVVKMAKKAVNQAYETTLRSGLEFEKQVFYGTFATEDRKEGMTAFVEKRPPNFKNN; encoded by the exons ATGGCTTCCGTTGGTTCTGTGACACGCGTTTTGCTCGGCAAGAATGTTCTCAACGGAGGCCGCTTTGTAGCAGCATCGAATACCGGTTTGGTGAAGTTTTACAGTGCAG CTCCAGCATACGAAAACATCAAGACTGAAGTGGTGGGTGCCAAGAAGAATGTAGGTCTGATCCAGCTACACCGGCCCAAGGCCCTGAACGCGTTGTGCAAGCCGCTGTTCCAGGAGCTCGGACAGGCTGTGCGCGCCTTCGATGCTGATGACTCCATCTCAGCCATTATTCTCACTG GTAACGAGAAGGCGTTCGCCGCCGGCGCCGACATCAAGGAGATGCAGAACAACACTTTCTCTGACAACACGAAGGCCGGCTTCCTGCGCGAGTGGGAGGACGTGTCCAACTGTGGCAAACCCATCATCGCTGCCGTCAACGGCTTTGCT CTCGGCGGCGGCTGCGAGCTGGCCATGCTGTGCGACATCATCTACGCCGGGGAGAAGGCCAAGTTCGGGCAGCCCGAGATCAACATCGGCACCATCCCCGGCGCGGGCGGCACGCAGCGCCTGCCGCGCTACGTCGGCAAGTCCAAGGCCATGGAGATCGTGCTCACTGGCAACTTCATCGATGCCCAAGAGGCCGAGAAGATGG GACTGGTGAGCCGCGTGTTCCCCGTCGAGAAGCTTCTAGAGGAAACGATCAAGCTCGCCGAGCGCATCGGCACCCACTCCCCCCTCGTCGTCAAGATGGCCAAGAAGGCCGTCAACCAGGCCTACGAGACCACCCTCAGAAGCGGGCTCGAGTTCGAGAAGCAAGTGTTCTACGGCACCTTCGCTACG GAGGACCGCAAAGAGGGTATGACTGCTTTCGTTGAGAAGAGGCCACCCAACTTCAAGAACAACTGA
- the LOC134667611 gene encoding cancer-related nucleoside-triphosphatase homolog has protein sequence MPNKLKYFILTGDPGVGKTTLTKKLCEAIQKLGTQASGFYTEEVRKDRIRLGFDVVTLEGERGRLARDQSLLTEPVKYNVGKYGVLVPEFESIALYSMRKLSPPSLLVIDEIGKMEFFSAPFKSKVKEVFSPGSDCFVLATIPIRKVDPIIESIRSNKDGKVWVVTRENRNHIQDEILKEMKLSLEIS, from the exons AtgccaaataaattaaaatatttcattttaaccGGCGACCCGG GAGTTGGGAAAACAACACTTACGAAAAAGCTTTGTGAAGCAATTCAAAAGTTGGGTACACAAGCTTCTGGTTTTTACACAGAAGAGGTTAGAAAAGACAGAATTCGTTTGGGATTTGACGTAGTGACATTGGAAGGAGAACGGGGCCGGCTGGCGAGAGACCAGAGCTTATTGACAGAGCCAGTGAAGTACAATGTTGGGAAATATGGAGTGCTGGTGCCCGAGTTTGAAAGTATCGCCCTGTATAGTATGAGGAAG CTATCCCCGCCATCGCTTCTAGTAATTGACGAGATAGGTAAAATGGAGTTTTTCAGCGCGCCTTTCAAATCCAAGGTGAAGGAGGTATTCAGCCCAGGCTCCGACTGCTTTGTTTTGGCCACTATACCTATTAGGAAGGTAGATCCGATAATCGAGTCTATAAGGAGTAATAAGGACGGGAAAGTTTGGGTG GTAACAAGGGAAAACCGGAACCACATTCAAGATGaaatattaaaggaaatgaaatTATCACTAGAGATTTCATAG
- the LOC134667230 gene encoding leucine-rich repeat protein SHOC-2-like: protein MDNNIVDKCKQTKNIPNGISKSLVLNVSEKLQNTAELDASQKNLKDIDEIRETTNKNELEATKDILNGLSKFDFHISEDFQNVTEIDFSKKNLEKIDEGTTFPPCLRCLNLSHNKLHEVPKVVMDHKKLQVLDISHNAIQYCNETPSFCHEIENLNVSSNDLRCPPLWIWLEFPRNLSRLDISCNMHIAELLNGYVDELLQYNTRLTHVTLYNCRLGKYLRFLGTFPNAKDLVVGTPDWSCYAANHLQELPCQGLNKCCDIQRLILTNTHIYTITPQINMFKGLIEINLSQNNLNGLPTEFCELENLEICILSFNNILYVPDNIVKLKKLTTLCLAVNELCMMPENIMDLTNLKVLDLYDNNISEYPEDIRNIPELDLAQNYFEEPDDDDYLEKRGKLRLHNSDRLNGRKFEMEHPESEHSPDTTDDEELMKSLNEKSSSDAEPRNAQPSSPEDWDSDSYWEPYNIQYQRPKGKPYWISFVKKAMDNGNLCPSDHHTAPVMCCPTPEYESDGQFDDYSEDDS from the exons ATGGATAACAACATTGTGGATAAATGTAAACAGACAAAAAACATTCCCAATGGAATATCAAAATCATTGGTACTTAACGTATCAGAGAAATTGCAAAACACAGCAGAATTAGACGCCAGCCAAAAAAACCTGAAAGACATTGATGAGATTAGGGAGACTACTAATAAAAATGAACTAGAGGCAACAAAGGACATTCTTAATGGATTATCAAAGTTTGATTTTCATATATCAGAAGACTTTCAAAACGTTACAGAAATAGACTTCAGCAAGAAGAACCTTGAAAAAATTGACGAGGGCACAACTTTTCCACCGTGTTTGCGCTGCCTAAATTTGTCACACAATAAACTTCATGAGGTTCCAAAGGTTGTTATGGACCATAAAAAATTGCAAGTATTAGATATATCTCACAACGCAATACAGTATTGCAACGAAACTCCAAGCTTCTGTCACGAAATAGAAAATCTCAATGTCTCCAGCAATGACTTAAGGTGCCCTCCACTATGGATATGGTTAGAATTTCCAAGGAATCTGTCTAGATTAGACATTAGTTGTAATATGCACATAGCAGAATTGTTAAATGGATATGTTGATGAGCTTTTGCAATACAACACTCGTCTCACGCATGTAACATTATATAATTGTAggttaggtaagtacttaagaTTCCTTGGCACTTTCCCGAATGCAAAAGACCTTGTAGTCGGAACTCCGGACTGGAGCTGTTATGCTGCAAACCACCTGCAAGAGCTACCATGCCAAGGGCTCAACAAATGCTGTGATATTCAAAGACTAATCTTAACTAATACTCATATATACACTATCACTCCACAAATAAACATGTTTAAAGGCTTAATAGAAATAAATTTGTCACAAAACAACCTCAATGGGTTACCAACTGAATTCTGCGAGTTAGAAAACCTAGAGATCTGTATATTGTCTTTCAACAACATACTGTACGTACCTGATAATATAGTCAAGTTAAAAAAGTTGACCACCCTGTGCTTAGCGGTCAATGAACTTTGCATGATGCCTGAGAACATAATGGACCTCACTAACTTGAAGGTCCTAGATTTGTATGACAACAATATATCGGAGTACCCTGAAGACATTAGGAACATACCAGAGCTTGATTTGGCACAAAACTACTTTGAagagcctgatgatgatgattatttagAAAAGAGAGGGAAATTGAGACTTCATAACTCCGACCGATTGAACGGGAG AAAATTCGAAATGGAACACCCTGAGAGTGAACATTCTCCAGACACAACTGATGATGAAGAACTGATGAAAAGCTTAAATGAAAAAAGTAGCTCAGACGCAG aacCAAGAAATGCACAACCCAGCTCCCCCGAAGATTGGGACTCTGATTCCTACTGGGAACCATACAACATACAGTACCAGCGCCCAAAAGGCAAGCCATACTGGATATCGTTCGTAAAGAAAGCTATGGACAATGGCAACCTGTGCCCTTCGGACCACCACACGGCGCCTGTGATGTGCTGTCCGACACCGGAGTACGAATCTGATGGACAGTTTGATGATTATTCTGAGGATGATAGTTGA
- the LOC134667612 gene encoding uncharacterized protein LOC134667612, producing the protein MIVKKHFLALCSCILVAIVDAGKTSEEAKPDIARAVPNIGKTRRAKMDDKTSIGTLSNVITQIQNLPNMDLGKRFRSPCKTGNRCGKVIRRLMVPKLAQLENTIMGIMKELAKMPPGARLPDKFTKTEPIKLLLDQNYKEEVCTDKLETCLKEDKRRKRILKKLFFKKYNGLRQELIGYGGRRLWGGEGNLFYRK; encoded by the exons ATGATTGTCAAAAAACATTTCCTCGCGTTATGCTCGTGCATTTTAGTGGCAATAGTAGATGCTGGTAAAACCTCAGAAGAGGCTAAACCAGATATAGCTAGAGCAGTACCTAATATAGGGAAAACGAGACGAGCTAAAATGG acGACAAAACTTCCATCGGCACTTTATCCAACGTGATAACTCAAATTCAAAATCTACCTAACATGGATTTGGGTAAAAGATTCAGGTCGCCGTGCAAAACAGGAAACCGATGTGGAAAG GTTATAAGAAGACTGATGGTGCCTAAGCTAGCGCAGCTGGAAAACACGATCATGGGCATCATGAAGGAGTTGGCCAAGATGCCGCCGGGAGCGCGGCTACCCGATAAGTTCACCAAGACCGAACCTATCAAACTGCTGCTGGACCAGAATTATAA GGAGGAAGTATGCACTGATAAACTAGAGACCTGCCTGAAAGAGGACAAACGACGCAAGCGCATACTGAAGAAATTGTTCTTTAAGAAGTACAACGGGCTAAGACAGGAACTTATTGGTTACGGAGGACGGCGGCTCTGGGGAGGGGAGGGCAATTTGTTCTACAGGAAGTAA
- the LOC134667615 gene encoding uncharacterized protein LOC134667615 translates to MSETKLKLQIVLIVLSIVWKGLHAVDDSLLFSVTRPPRYFGILQDHRGQPLSVEVSEEYMDQDYIATNRKRHKMNWNKNPMDIEDFDDDETEEIFDDKDKDIKVPNLQAGPV, encoded by the exons ATGAGTGAAACAAAGTTAAAGTTACAAATCGtcttaatagttttaagtatagtTTGGAAAGGTCTTCATGCGGTAGATGACT CACTGCTGTTCAGCGTGACCCGTCCACCACGTTACTTCGGCATTCTGCAAGATCACCGCGGACAGCCGCTCTCCGTGGAAGTCTCCGAGGAGTACATGGACCAGGACTACATAGCCACTAACAG gAAGAGGCATAAGATGAATTGGAACAA GAACCCCATGGACATCGAAGACTTCGATGACGATGAAACAGAAGAAATCTTCGATGACAAGGACAAAGATATCAAAGTGCCCAACTTGCAGGCTGGTCCAGTGTAG
- the LOC134667613 gene encoding uncharacterized protein LOC134667613 — MKVIVCLVLQAVYVAGVIRKSALLNKLIDVKPVGPHAVKKFVPLTEIPPPLGAHVHPDGRRHLEDCSPTPWSHNVVDEATVQIIGDYYDDHNEKTVATVIIPDHIDIKHFEVTTQVPYFTVGTIQALGYHPTKPPALNDCEKIYQDHMNEQYSEGSSSDYSEESLEMARVPVQALDPQQPPMDVYDDKIYQDPDQIN, encoded by the exons ATGAAGGTGATAGTTTGTCTGGTGCTGCAGGCGGTGTACGTCGCGGGTGTGATAAGGAAAAGTGCTTTATTGAACAA ATTGATCGATGTAAAGCCAGTGGGCCCTCACGCTGTCAAAAAATTCGTGCCGCTGACGGAGATCCCTCCTCCCTTGGGCGCTCACGTTCACCCAGACGGGCGTCGCCATCTTGAGGACTGCTCGCCGACACCATGGTCGCATAACGTCGTCGATGAAGCCACGGTCCAAATCATTGGAGACTACTATGACGACCATAACGAGAAGACTGTGGCTACGGTTATTATACCAGATCATATTGACA TAAAACATTTCGAAGTGACGACCCAAGTCCCGTACTTCACTGTCGGTACTATACAGGCTTTAGGCTATCACCCGACCAAACCTCCGGCGCTGAACGACTGTGAGAAGATCTACCAGGACCACATGAACGAGCAATACTCGGAGGGTTCGAGCAGCGACTACTCCGAAGAGTCGCTCGAGATGGCCCGAGTGCCTGTCCAGGCCTTGGATCCTCAGCAACCACCGATGGATGTATATGACGACAAAATTTATCAAGATCCGgaccaaattaattaa